Proteins encoded within one genomic window of Haladaptatus sp. QDMS2:
- the dph2 gene encoding diphthamide biosynthesis enzyme Dph2, translating to MTNESEYSEGDLRNTGLSLKHDREWDYELERIIEAVEERDAKKVGLQFPEGLKRRGPAVADDLRQLLPDDVTVMISGQPCYGACDLDTFLMRRTDVFVHFGHSPMKESDKIIYVPLFSNVEVTPIMEEALAELDGDDVGLVTTAQHMNRFDEMRDFLEDEGFTVHTRRGDDRLTHEGQVLGCNYASADIDADQVLYVGGGKFHPLGLAMEHPDKKVVIADPVNMVVTIADTEKFLKQRYASVHKAMDAETWGVIFCTKIGQGRWEIAQEILENNENAYLITMDEVTPDRLLNFGFDAYVNTGCPRITTDDGPRFNKPMLTPGEYEIAIGEKPLDELEFDTFHGTW from the coding sequence ATGACCAACGAATCGGAGTACTCAGAGGGCGACCTCCGAAACACGGGACTCAGTCTCAAACACGACCGGGAGTGGGACTACGAGCTCGAACGCATCATTGAGGCGGTCGAAGAACGCGACGCGAAGAAAGTCGGGCTCCAGTTCCCAGAAGGGCTCAAACGCCGTGGCCCGGCCGTCGCAGACGATCTCCGCCAGCTTCTGCCCGACGACGTGACCGTGATGATTTCCGGCCAGCCGTGTTATGGCGCGTGCGACTTAGATACCTTCCTCATGCGCCGCACCGACGTGTTCGTCCACTTCGGTCACTCGCCGATGAAGGAATCTGACAAGATTATCTACGTCCCCCTGTTCTCCAACGTCGAAGTCACGCCCATCATGGAGGAGGCGCTCGCCGAACTCGACGGCGACGACGTCGGCCTCGTCACCACCGCCCAGCACATGAACCGCTTCGACGAGATGCGCGATTTCTTAGAAGACGAGGGCTTCACCGTCCACACCCGGCGCGGCGACGACCGCCTCACTCACGAGGGGCAGGTCCTCGGCTGCAACTACGCTTCGGCAGATATCGACGCAGACCAGGTCCTCTACGTCGGCGGCGGCAAGTTCCATCCGCTCGGCCTCGCCATGGAACACCCCGACAAGAAGGTGGTCATCGCAGACCCCGTCAACATGGTCGTCACCATCGCGGACACCGAGAAGTTCCTCAAACAGCGCTATGCCTCCGTCCACAAGGCAATGGACGCGGAGACGTGGGGCGTCATCTTCTGTACCAAAATCGGGCAGGGTCGCTGGGAAATCGCCCAGGAAATCCTTGAAAATAATGAGAACGCCTACCTCATCACGATGGACGAGGTCACCCCAGACCGCCTGCTCAACTTCGGCTTCGACGCCTACGTGAACACGGGCTGTCCGCGTATCACGACCGACGACGGGCCCCGGTTCAACAAGCCGATGCTCACGCCCGGCGAGTACGAGATTGCCATCGGCGAAAAACCGCTCGACGAACTCGAATTCGACACCTTCCACGGCACCTGGTAG
- a CDS encoding METTL5 family protein: MGTKRALEQQLAVVAGFERPKTSLEQYRTPPDLAAHLIHVADLQGDVEDRLVVDLGTGTGMLALAAALRGPTRVVGVDVDPKPLRTARANQNRVGTRTDIAWVNADATRLPLCPDEETTVVMNPPFGAQDDNVHADRAFLETAAKIATVSYSVHNAGSKQFVESFAEDHGGEVTHAFQAAFDVPKQFDFHTEASKTLDTEVFRIEW; the protein is encoded by the coding sequence ATGGGAACGAAACGCGCCCTCGAACAGCAACTGGCGGTCGTCGCCGGGTTCGAACGGCCGAAAACGAGCCTCGAACAGTACCGCACACCCCCCGACCTCGCAGCCCACCTCATTCACGTTGCAGACCTTCAGGGCGACGTAGAGGACCGTCTCGTGGTCGATTTGGGCACCGGTACGGGGATGCTCGCGCTCGCCGCCGCACTCCGCGGGCCGACTCGCGTCGTCGGCGTGGACGTAGACCCCAAACCGCTGCGCACGGCGCGGGCGAACCAGAACCGAGTGGGCACCCGAACGGACATCGCGTGGGTGAACGCCGACGCGACGCGCCTCCCGCTGTGCCCCGACGAGGAGACAACCGTTGTGATGAACCCGCCGTTTGGCGCACAGGACGACAACGTCCACGCAGACCGCGCGTTCCTCGAAACGGCGGCGAAGATTGCAACCGTCTCATACTCCGTCCACAACGCCGGCAGCAAGCAGTTCGTCGAATCGTTCGCTGAAGACCACGGCGGGGAGGTCACCCACGCCTTTCAGGCGGCGTTTGACGTGCCAAAACAGTTTGACTTCCACACGGAGGCGTCGAAGACGCTCGACACCGAAGTGTTCCGCATCGAGTGGTAA
- a CDS encoding rhomboid family intramembrane serine protease — MVSVPSGLPLWQLAIALAVLVSFVAVWLLDRPNGRWGATLRKRFVLGVPWGTLLVILGVLAVYLFVQRGIDDWYNPLVIPFRAWSYLYPLGLVAAPFSHANSGHLMGNLIGTLALAPLAEYAWSHYPTKRGTQTFTSLRTNPFARILAFVVAVTVVGIFTGLFALGPVIGFSGVVFAFAGFALVRYPLSTIIALSVSSVFSLIYNALRMPVLEAQAGPSFQSPWWASIAIQGHALGLFAGVVLGVLLLRRRSVRPNALRLWLGALLFSVGQGLWAVYWFRGSETFVLYRALGTALVFALAVLIAAGVTASDRPLVGNIDLSRWETAAGLLVLGLLLISVPTVPVNFTTVDDATAPGMNPVDVRDYSISYAEDVPNQMVSAVNISAFNETTRVNTSGVIVISEERHIWTTAVTSGRLAFSGQETVRVGGVGWQETVTVTRDGWTVAGNSAVYKIHLQRGGADKVLAFTSDESRADLTVSNRNITFTPSRTGYDVIVTRGNDTLERALLPAPNESVAVGGLDFRRTDDKIYVSDNGTRIQVAARETYNR, encoded by the coding sequence ATGGTCTCCGTTCCCTCTGGACTTCCCCTCTGGCAACTCGCGATTGCCCTTGCGGTTCTCGTCTCGTTCGTTGCGGTCTGGCTCCTCGACCGTCCGAACGGTCGGTGGGGTGCAACGCTGCGTAAACGATTCGTCCTCGGCGTACCGTGGGGAACGCTCCTCGTCATCCTCGGCGTCCTCGCGGTCTATCTGTTCGTCCAGCGCGGCATCGACGACTGGTACAACCCCCTCGTCATTCCCTTCCGGGCGTGGTCTTACCTCTATCCACTCGGCCTCGTCGCCGCGCCGTTTTCTCACGCGAATTCGGGCCACCTGATGGGGAACCTCATCGGGACGCTCGCACTCGCACCCCTCGCCGAATACGCGTGGAGTCACTACCCCACCAAACGCGGCACGCAGACGTTCACCTCGCTTCGAACGAACCCCTTCGCCCGCATTCTCGCGTTCGTCGTCGCCGTCACCGTCGTCGGCATCTTCACCGGCCTGTTCGCGCTCGGTCCGGTCATCGGCTTCTCAGGCGTCGTCTTCGCCTTCGCGGGGTTCGCACTCGTCCGCTACCCGCTCTCTACCATCATCGCGCTCTCGGTGAGCAGCGTCTTCAGCCTAATCTATAACGCGCTCAGAATGCCCGTCTTGGAAGCGCAGGCCGGACCGAGTTTTCAGTCGCCATGGTGGGCTTCTATCGCGATTCAGGGCCACGCCCTCGGACTGTTCGCCGGCGTCGTCCTCGGGGTGTTGCTCCTCCGTCGGCGGTCCGTCCGCCCGAATGCCCTTCGGCTCTGGCTCGGTGCGCTCCTCTTTTCGGTCGGGCAGGGCCTCTGGGCGGTCTACTGGTTCCGCGGCTCTGAGACGTTCGTCCTCTACCGGGCGCTCGGGACGGCGCTGGTGTTCGCCCTCGCGGTTCTCATCGCCGCCGGGGTGACCGCTTCTGACCGCCCGCTCGTCGGGAACATCGACCTCTCCCGGTGGGAGACCGCCGCAGGCCTCCTCGTCCTCGGCCTACTGCTCATCAGCGTGCCGACGGTTCCGGTCAACTTCACCACCGTGGACGACGCGACGGCTCCGGGAATGAACCCCGTAGACGTACGCGACTACTCCATCTCGTACGCTGAGGACGTACCCAATCAGATGGTGTCGGCAGTCAACATCAGCGCGTTCAACGAGACGACGCGAGTGAACACCTCAGGGGTCATCGTCATCAGCGAGGAGAGACACATCTGGACGACGGCGGTGACCAGTGGGCGATTGGCGTTCTCCGGGCAGGAAACCGTCCGGGTGGGCGGGGTCGGCTGGCAGGAGACGGTCACCGTGACCAGAGACGGCTGGACGGTCGCCGGTAACTCCGCTGTGTACAAGATTCACCTCCAGCGCGGCGGTGCCGACAAGGTGCTCGCGTTCACCTCTGACGAGTCGCGAGCGGACCTCACGGTATCCAATCGGAACATCACGTTCACCCCCTCGCGGACGGGCTACGACGTCATCGTAACCCGTGGAAACGATACGCTCGAACGGGCGTTACTTCCCGCCCCGAACGAGTCGGTCGCGGTTGGCGGCCTGGATTTCCGCCGGACCGACGACAAAATCTACGTGAGCGACAACGGGACGCGCATCCAGGTGGCGGCCCGCGAGACGTACAACCGCTAA
- a CDS encoding MBL fold metallo-hydrolase, whose protein sequence is MIHSDWGDWLPNEVAAADPEGVDIWYLGCNGFILKGNEGTTIFIDPYLGTGDPGRTTRMVPVPFDPEDVQEADALLCTHEHTDHVHGESQAPILANTGATMYAPDDSLAVAQEEGWTDEWDVSESQFHEVAEGDTVTVGEFDITVEVAHDPDSTHPVSYVISHDAGTFFHGGDSKPDEKFERVGEQYDIDLGVLAFGSDGMIPDKQTRKPTHKKWYSDENEIVEAARALQLDRLLPSHWDMWKGLTADPTTLHPHIRSFEYPKRLELVEIGDCVSL, encoded by the coding sequence ATGATTCACTCAGACTGGGGCGACTGGCTCCCGAACGAGGTCGCGGCGGCGGACCCCGAGGGTGTGGACATCTGGTACCTCGGCTGCAATGGCTTCATCCTGAAAGGCAACGAGGGAACGACCATCTTCATCGACCCGTATCTCGGGACGGGCGACCCGGGCCGGACGACTCGGATGGTTCCGGTTCCGTTCGACCCTGAGGACGTACAAGAGGCGGACGCGCTGCTCTGCACCCACGAACACACGGACCACGTCCACGGCGAGAGCCAGGCCCCCATCCTCGCGAACACGGGGGCGACGATGTACGCTCCCGACGACAGCCTCGCGGTGGCTCAAGAGGAGGGCTGGACCGACGAGTGGGACGTCTCGGAGAGTCAGTTCCACGAAGTTGCCGAGGGTGATACCGTCACCGTCGGCGAGTTCGACATCACCGTCGAGGTGGCCCACGACCCCGATTCGACACACCCCGTCTCCTACGTCATCTCCCACGACGCTGGAACGTTCTTCCACGGCGGCGACTCGAAACCCGACGAGAAATTCGAGCGCGTCGGCGAGCAGTACGACATCGACCTCGGCGTGCTCGCGTTCGGGTCCGACGGGATGATTCCCGACAAACAGACTCGCAAGCCGACGCACAAGAAGTGGTATTCGGACGAGAACGAGATCGTCGAGGCGGCCCGCGCACTGCAGCTAGACCGCCTACTGCCGAGCCACTGGGACATGTGGAAAGGGCTGACCGCAGACCCGACGACGCTTCACCCACACATCCGGAGTTTCGAGTATCCGAAACGACTCGAACTCGTCGAAATCGGCGACTGCGTCTCCCTCTGA
- the aceA gene encoding isocitrate lyase, which translates to MLEDYITDTNFDIKNIDNPKARLLREKLNKQDFVFAPGLYHALDARLAEMAGHDAAYMSGYSTVLGQFGFPDLEMVTMTEMVENAKRIVEATNLPVIADCDTGYGGIHNVRRAVREYEKAGVAAVHIEDQVSPKRCGHIAGKQIVSRDEARARFEAAVDAKQSEDTIIIARTDAYGSANGDWEEHLERGRIYADAGVDIVWPEMPDPSREDAVKYAETIHETHPDLKLAFNYSSSFKWSEQEDPLTFQELGDLGYKYIFITLFALHSGAHAAYEDMKNLAENDEQAQFDLEKKYIGHPTESHHELSNVPRYQNIEKQFDPLARERIESSEGFAESDD; encoded by the coding sequence ATGCTAGAAGACTACATCACCGACACGAATTTCGACATCAAAAACATCGACAACCCGAAGGCCCGACTGCTTCGAGAGAAGCTGAACAAGCAGGACTTCGTGTTCGCCCCCGGCCTCTACCACGCCTTAGACGCCCGTCTCGCCGAGATGGCTGGCCACGACGCCGCCTACATGTCCGGCTACTCGACTGTCCTCGGCCAGTTTGGCTTCCCTGACCTCGAGATGGTTACCATGACCGAGATGGTCGAGAACGCAAAGCGCATTGTGGAGGCGACGAACCTCCCGGTTATCGCCGACTGTGACACCGGCTACGGTGGCATCCACAACGTCCGTCGTGCCGTCCGCGAGTACGAGAAGGCCGGCGTCGCCGCCGTCCACATCGAAGACCAGGTGTCGCCAAAGCGCTGTGGCCACATCGCTGGCAAGCAAATCGTCTCCCGCGACGAGGCGCGCGCTCGCTTCGAGGCCGCCGTGGACGCAAAGCAGTCAGAAGACACTATCATCATCGCCCGCACCGACGCCTACGGCTCTGCGAATGGCGACTGGGAAGAACACTTAGAGCGCGGTCGCATCTACGCCGACGCTGGCGTCGACATCGTCTGGCCGGAGATGCCCGACCCGTCCCGTGAAGACGCCGTCAAGTACGCAGAGACCATCCACGAGACCCACCCGGACCTCAAGCTCGCGTTCAACTACTCGTCGTCGTTCAAGTGGTCCGAGCAGGAAGACCCACTCACCTTCCAGGAACTCGGCGACCTCGGCTACAAGTACATCTTCATCACCCTGTTCGCCCTGCACTCAGGCGCGCACGCCGCCTACGAGGACATGAAGAACCTCGCCGAAAACGACGAGCAGGCCCAGTTCGACTTAGAGAAGAAGTACATCGGTCACCCGACCGAGAGCCACCACGAACTCTCGAACGTCCCGCGGTACCAGAACATCGAAAAGCAGTTCGACCCACTGGCCCGCGAGCGCATCGAGTCCTCTGAAGGCTTCGCCGAGAGCGACGACTAA
- the aceB gene encoding malate synthase AceB yields the protein MAERKHARKFVRTFFTTPTAVEGEEDSAKMLRSAIKLRGMKAPDVWVPDNEDATAPSMRDQGARNIVEVVAEEGADFPGEIHPRVVWHRDSPATRYQGLKHMLEIADPENGAIENIDGFVIPEVGDIDDWKKADEFFTIVETEHGLEEGSLKMSVIIESGQAELAMGTLREEMGKPTNNLERLFMLVDGEVDYTKDMRAITPTGALPPWPELRHNTSRGASAAGLIAVDGPYDNIRDVEGYRERMTENQAKGMLGIWSLTPGQVIEANKGPLPPENGSWHIELGDRQFELERDGDRWTYSGDRISLSTTDEGYHLRHSGDELDLSEDELREELLDLTVYVPSMDDIVDSMEEFEAAKDAGRGAIAITQSATIVIDGVEVDISKDRMWDEATYQAAMTPITLFQDVYKNRSDQHEDLAELYSKDVVERAMDVGN from the coding sequence ATGGCAGAACGCAAACACGCACGGAAATTCGTTCGGACGTTCTTCACCACGCCGACGGCCGTCGAAGGCGAGGAAGACTCCGCGAAGATGCTTCGAAGCGCCATCAAACTCCGCGGCATGAAAGCCCCCGACGTCTGGGTCCCCGACAACGAGGACGCCACCGCACCCTCCATGCGCGACCAGGGTGCACGGAACATCGTCGAAGTCGTCGCAGAGGAAGGCGCAGACTTCCCCGGCGAGATTCACCCCCGCGTCGTCTGGCACCGCGACAGCCCCGCGACCCGGTATCAGGGATTGAAACACATGCTCGAAATCGCCGACCCGGAAAACGGAGCCATCGAGAACATCGACGGCTTCGTCATCCCCGAGGTCGGTGACATCGACGACTGGAAGAAGGCAGACGAGTTCTTCACCATCGTCGAAACCGAACACGGCCTCGAAGAGGGGAGCCTCAAGATGTCCGTCATCATCGAGAGCGGACAGGCAGAACTGGCCATGGGCACACTCAGAGAAGAGATGGGCAAGCCCACGAACAACTTAGAACGCCTGTTCATGCTGGTCGACGGCGAAGTCGACTACACGAAGGACATGCGTGCCATCACCCCGACGGGTGCGCTGCCGCCGTGGCCAGAACTGCGCCACAACACCTCTCGCGGGGCGAGCGCCGCCGGCCTCATCGCCGTGGACGGCCCCTACGACAATATCCGCGACGTCGAGGGCTACCGCGAGCGCATGACCGAGAACCAGGCGAAAGGGATGCTCGGCATCTGGTCGCTCACGCCCGGTCAGGTCATCGAGGCGAACAAGGGGCCGCTGCCGCCCGAAAACGGAAGCTGGCACATCGAACTCGGCGACCGGCAGTTCGAACTCGAACGAGACGGCGACCGCTGGACGTACAGCGGTGACCGCATCTCGCTTTCGACGACGGACGAGGGCTACCACCTCCGCCACAGCGGCGACGAACTGGACCTCTCCGAAGACGAACTGCGCGAAGAACTGCTCGACTTGACCGTCTACGTCCCGAGCATGGACGACATCGTGGACTCCATGGAGGAGTTCGAAGCCGCCAAAGACGCCGGACGGGGCGCAATTGCGATTACGCAATCTGCGACCATCGTCATCGACGGTGTTGAAGTCGACATCAGCAAAGACCGCATGTGGGACGAGGCAACCTATCAGGCGGCGATGACGCCGATTACCCTGTTCCAGGACGTGTACAAAAATCGGTCCGACCAGCACGAAGACCTCGCAGAACTCTACAGCAAAGACGTCGTCGAGCGCGCGATGGACGTCGGGAACTGA
- a CDS encoding translation initiation factor eIF-1A yields the protein MPNSDEMFAVVTEMLGGNHVRLQCQDGEERLGRIPGRMKYRTWINEDDVVLIEPWSWQDEKANIEWRYTKQDAAQLRREGHIQ from the coding sequence ATGCCAAACAGTGACGAGATGTTCGCGGTCGTCACCGAGATGCTCGGTGGCAACCACGTCCGTCTCCAGTGTCAGGACGGAGAGGAGCGACTCGGTCGTATTCCCGGTCGAATGAAGTACCGAACGTGGATTAACGAGGACGACGTCGTCCTCATCGAACCGTGGTCGTGGCAAGACGAGAAGGCCAACATCGAGTGGCGCTACACCAAGCAGGACGCAGCCCAGCTGCGCCGCGAAGGCCACATCCAGTAA
- a CDS encoding zinc-binding dehydrogenase, whose protein sequence is MGTIEPPVLADEDVTQELIDAGDLLPVGTPFYPGETDIPAYQLAWGIIGDEDGEPIHGEPLNDDAEKEIIVPVEEPGPMEALVYLLTSEVNFNDSWAIAGDPVSTFKGHDTPWHITGSGGLGYVAAVGDALEEQGRIEVGDMVNVYAGQFDPIDPKASKDPMFSSYEIQGYQTPDGSHQQFMLAQGTQLFKPPQNLNLTEAGSYILTMGTIYRALFTTLDVKPNSNLFVEGASTGTGRDAVVMAASQGLDVTGMVSSEERAERAREAGATATVNRKDAAIVDAMTDVPHDPDEWAEWEAAGEPLLSAFRDQNDGELADYAVSHAGKLAFSRSYQLLGEGGRLTFYGASTGHELSFLGKGGSSDPETMFSRAELRPGQSVLVWYGTPDDVSGTSDEMAETAIESALGSRARVAVITETDEQAEYVEDEYDVAGVLSLETLADENDSFEYMDSFPDIDDPSNLGAYMGKMFKPLGIALGGILKTPNNPRGNPDVVFERAGQNTLAVSTMLCFPFQGKVVFAEEMAGSRYSFYAPQVWMRQRRIYMPTTEIFGTHMKNPWEVAEMNEAIELGAFGVPNTHLTAWDDAQKAHQDMWDNTHEEGSYVINHALPEDGLEDEEALHAAWDEQ, encoded by the coding sequence ATGGGAACGATTGAACCACCAGTGCTCGCCGACGAAGATGTGACCCAGGAACTCATCGACGCTGGCGACCTGCTGCCGGTCGGAACACCGTTCTACCCCGGTGAGACCGACATCCCCGCCTATCAGCTTGCATGGGGCATCATCGGCGACGAAGACGGTGAGCCGATTCACGGCGAACCGCTCAACGACGACGCCGAAAAGGAGATCATCGTCCCCGTCGAGGAACCCGGGCCGATGGAGGCACTCGTCTATCTGCTCACCTCCGAGGTCAACTTCAACGACTCGTGGGCCATCGCGGGCGACCCCGTCTCTACGTTCAAGGGTCACGACACGCCGTGGCACATCACCGGGTCGGGCGGTCTCGGGTACGTCGCCGCCGTGGGCGACGCACTCGAAGAACAGGGTCGTATCGAAGTCGGCGACATGGTGAACGTCTACGCCGGGCAGTTCGACCCAATCGACCCGAAGGCGTCGAAGGACCCGATGTTCTCCTCCTACGAGATTCAGGGCTATCAGACGCCCGATGGCTCACACCAGCAGTTCATGCTCGCACAGGGCACGCAACTGTTCAAGCCCCCACAGAACCTGAACCTCACCGAAGCCGGGTCGTACATCCTCACGATGGGGACCATCTACCGCGCCCTGTTCACCACCCTCGACGTGAAGCCGAACTCCAACCTCTTCGTCGAAGGCGCGTCCACGGGGACGGGCCGCGACGCCGTCGTCATGGCCGCGAGCCAGGGTCTCGACGTGACCGGCATGGTTTCGAGCGAGGAACGTGCCGAACGTGCCCGCGAAGCCGGGGCCACCGCGACGGTCAACCGCAAGGACGCGGCCATCGTGGACGCAATGACCGACGTGCCCCACGACCCGGACGAGTGGGCTGAATGGGAAGCAGCGGGCGAACCACTGCTCTCTGCGTTCCGCGACCAGAACGACGGCGAACTCGCAGACTACGCCGTCTCTCACGCGGGTAAACTCGCCTTCTCGCGCTCGTACCAACTACTCGGCGAGGGCGGCCGACTCACCTTCTACGGCGCATCGACGGGCCACGAACTCTCGTTCCTCGGGAAGGGCGGATCCAGCGACCCCGAAACGATGTTCTCCCGGGCCGAACTCCGTCCCGGACAGTCCGTGCTCGTTTGGTATGGCACGCCCGACGACGTCTCTGGAACGAGCGACGAGATGGCGGAAACCGCAATCGAATCCGCCCTCGGCAGTCGCGCCCGCGTCGCCGTCATCACCGAGACTGACGAGCAGGCCGAGTACGTCGAAGACGAATACGACGTTGCAGGTGTGCTTAGCCTCGAGACGCTCGCCGACGAGAACGATTCGTTCGAGTACATGGATTCATTCCCCGACATCGACGACCCGAGCAACCTCGGGGCCTACATGGGGAAGATGTTCAAGCCACTGGGCATCGCGCTCGGCGGCATCCTGAAGACGCCGAACAACCCACGCGGGAACCCAGACGTCGTCTTCGAGCGCGCAGGGCAAAACACGCTCGCCGTCTCCACGATGCTCTGTTTCCCATTCCAGGGTAAGGTCGTGTTCGCGGAGGAGATGGCCGGCAGTCGATACTCGTTCTACGCGCCCCAGGTCTGGATGCGCCAGCGGCGCATCTACATGCCGACGACCGAAATCTTCGGCACCCACATGAAGAACCCGTGGGAGGTCGCCGAGATGAACGAGGCCATCGAACTCGGCGCCTTTGGCGTCCCGAACACGCATCTGACGGCGTGGGACGACGCACAGAAAGCCCATCAGGACATGTGGGACAACACCCACGAGGAAGGCTCCTACGTCATCAACCACGCACTGCCCGAGGATGGCCTTGAGGACGAGGAAGCGCTCCACGCCGCCTGGGACGAGCAGTAA
- a CDS encoding long-chain fatty acid--CoA ligase yields the protein MPSSNMTLQSFFSRATRLFPEKTVVSCPPDGDVRYTYEDFADRVAGLAAGLTKLDSLEGTRVGTIGYNHHRHYEAYFAVPLAGGQLHTINAVLPDEHVSYIVNDAADTILLVDPGEPFETVERVWDDLESVEHVVVMDSTVPATALPVTAFDDLVLEEATVEWPDLDPERPGSMCYTSGTTGKPKGVEYTQSMLYAHGMMLMSPASMGVGESDVVLHTVPMYHVNAWGLPYAATVAGAKQVFPGPSPSIETLAMLIEEEGVTLTGGVPTVWISMLEYLDEHDADISSLERIVAGGSAVPEGVMRRYEEEYGVTIDQAWGMTETMSISTVSRPKSYMADWPKADQFEKRAKQGILTPSLDMTVVDTTGEEVPWDGETFGELWIRGPTVVSEYYNRPDATAESFEGDWLKTGDIVTVDEHGYIELVDRDKDIIKSGGEYISSIELENRLMEHDGVSEAAVFAIPHEKWQERPVATLSLRPGSDLTADEVREFLAQSYPSWWLPDTILFVDEVPKTATGKFDKKRLRNQFEAATLEQTPDR from the coding sequence ATGCCATCATCGAACATGACGCTCCAGTCTTTCTTTTCGCGGGCGACGCGCCTGTTTCCCGAGAAAACGGTCGTCTCCTGTCCACCGGACGGAGACGTTCGATACACGTACGAGGACTTCGCAGACCGGGTGGCCGGGCTTGCTGCTGGCCTCACAAAACTGGATTCGCTCGAGGGGACTCGCGTCGGAACCATCGGGTACAACCATCACCGTCACTACGAAGCCTACTTCGCCGTCCCGCTCGCGGGCGGGCAACTCCACACCATCAACGCCGTCCTGCCGGACGAACACGTTTCCTACATCGTAAACGACGCCGCAGACACCATCCTGCTCGTGGACCCCGGCGAGCCGTTCGAGACGGTCGAACGGGTCTGGGACGACCTCGAATCGGTCGAACACGTCGTCGTGATGGACAGCACCGTCCCGGCCACCGCGCTTCCGGTAACGGCCTTCGACGACCTCGTCCTAGAAGAGGCGACCGTCGAGTGGCCGGACCTCGACCCCGAACGGCCGGGGAGTATGTGCTATACGTCGGGCACGACAGGCAAGCCGAAGGGCGTCGAGTACACCCAGTCGATGCTGTATGCCCACGGGATGATGCTCATGTCGCCCGCGAGCATGGGCGTCGGCGAGTCCGACGTGGTGTTACACACCGTCCCGATGTACCACGTCAACGCGTGGGGACTGCCCTACGCTGCGACGGTGGCGGGCGCGAAACAGGTGTTCCCGGGGCCGTCGCCAAGCATCGAAACGCTCGCCATGCTCATCGAAGAGGAGGGCGTCACGCTCACCGGAGGTGTCCCGACGGTATGGATTTCCATGCTCGAATATCTGGACGAACACGACGCAGACATCTCCTCGCTCGAACGCATCGTCGCCGGCGGGAGTGCCGTCCCCGAAGGCGTCATGCGCCGGTACGAAGAGGAATACGGCGTCACCATCGACCAGGCGTGGGGGATGACCGAAACGATGAGTATCTCGACCGTCTCGCGCCCGAAGTCCTACATGGCCGACTGGCCGAAAGCAGACCAGTTCGAGAAACGTGCGAAACAGGGTATCCTCACGCCGAGTCTCGACATGACCGTCGTGGACACGACGGGCGAGGAAGTGCCGTGGGACGGCGAGACGTTCGGCGAACTCTGGATTCGCGGGCCGACCGTCGTGAGCGAGTACTACAACCGGCCCGACGCGACGGCGGAGAGTTTCGAGGGTGACTGGCTCAAAACCGGTGACATCGTCACCGTGGACGAACACGGCTACATCGAACTCGTAGACCGGGACAAGGACATCATCAAGAGCGGCGGGGAGTACATCTCGAGCATCGAGCTCGAAAACCGCCTGATGGAACACGACGGGGTTTCGGAGGCTGCCGTCTTCGCCATCCCGCACGAGAAGTGGCAGGAACGCCCGGTGGCGACGCTCAGCCTCCGGCCGGGGAGCGACCTGACGGCAGATGAGGTCAGGGAGTTCCTCGCACAGTCCTATCCGAGCTGGTGGCTTCCCGACACGATTCTGTTCGTAGACGAGGTACCAAAAACCGCAACTGGAAAGTTCGACAAGAAGCGACTGCGAAACCAATTCGAAGCGGCCACGCTGGAGCAGACGCCGGACCGCTAG